The sequence below is a genomic window from Leptolyngbya sp. NIES-3755.
ATTTGCCACGTTAATTATCGCGGTTGTGTTTGCGCCTGTGTTTGCTTTATCAGGGGTGGAAGGACGGATCTTTACCCCAATGGGGATTATCTTTTTGCTGGCAATCTTTGTTTCGACATTGGTTGCTGTGACGTTAACCCCAGCATTGTGTGCTCTGTTGCTCCTCAATCGCCGATTACCTGAAGAAGAAACTTGGGTTGCTCGTCAATCAGAACGGCTGTATCATCCTGTGCTGAATTATGCCCTGCGTCGTCCTAAGATTGTCGTTGCTGGGGCTTTTGCAGCCTTTCTTGCTTCCCTGATTGTCATGGGTGGATTAGGGCGGGTGTTTCTGCCAGAATTTCAGGAGCGATCGCTGGTGCTGGCAATGAATCTGTTTCCGGGTGTTTCGCTACAAACCACGGAACGGGTTGGTGCGGCATTAGCGACTGCCCTCGAAGGCGATACTCGATTTGAAGCGATCGCCACTCGTGCAGGGCGAGCAAGTGGAGATATTGAAGCCGCAGGGGTGAGTTTTGCAGAAGTCGATGTAGAACTCAGCAAGGAAGCTGCCAAAGAGTTAGAAGCATCGTCTGAAGCCATCCGCGAAGCCACGAGTAAATTTCCGGGGGTTGCCGTTGCCGTTGGCGGATTTATTTCTCACCGAATTGACGAAGTCTTATCAGGCGTTCGGTCTGGGATTGCTGTGAAAATTTTTGGACCGGAGCTAGACCAACTGCGATCGCTTGGGAGTCAAATTCAAGGGGTCATGGGTGAGGTTGCCGGGGTTGTAGATTTGCAGCTAGAGCCACAGGTGCCGATGAAACAAGTGCAAATTAAGATCGATCGCGATGCCGCCTCTCGATATGGTTTGACGGTTGGCAATATTTCCAACACGATCGAAGCTGCGCTCAATGGCAAGCCCGTTTCACAAATTCTCGAACAGCAGCAAGTCTTTGATCTGTTTGTCTGGCTGATTCCCGAAGCCCGCAAAGATTTAGATACGATTCGGAATTTGTTGATTGACACGACTGACAATGGCAAAATTCCGCTAGCTCAGGTTGCCAGCGTTAGCTATGGCACAGGCGCAAACACGATCAACCGGGAGAACGTGTCTCGCCGACTGATCATTGCTGCCAACTCCTCTGGTCGCGATTTAGGGTCTGTGATTAAAGACATCCGCGAAAAAGTCCAGCAAGAGGTCAAACTGCCTGCGGGTTACTTTATTGAATATGGCGGTCAGTTTGAAGCGGAGGCTCGTGCCAGTCAGACGCTAATAATTTTTGGAGCACTAGCGTTAGTGGTGATTGCCGTTCTGATGTACTTTGCTGTGAAGTCGATCGGGGCAACGCTGATGATTATGATCAACTTACCGTTGGCGCTTGTGGGCGGTGTTGCAGCATTAGCCCTCACCGGGGGAGAGTTGTCGATCGCGGCGTTAGTGGGCTTCATTACTTTATTTGGGGTGGCAGCCCGCAACGGGTTGCTGCTCGTAGATAACTACAACCAAAAACTGGCAACTGGAATGCCACTCAAAGAGGTGTTAATCGAAGGTTCTCAAGAACGATTGGTCGCAATTTTGATGACTGCGATTTCCTCAGCATTTGGGATGCTTCCCCTTGCGATTGGAGGGGGGGCTGGCAAGGAAATGTTACAGCCGCTAGCCGTGGTTGTCCTGGGGGGTATGATTTCTTCTACAGCCCTCACCCTGGTTGTGCTGCCAGCGCTCTACACGCTATTTGGTCGCTTCCTCATTCCTAAATCCAAAGACCCTGATGAAATGGAACTTTCCGATTTCGACACCAGAGAGGTCATGCCTTAATCACACTCAAGACCAGAATCGCCTAATCGATAAAGTATTAGTGGCGAAATCGTATCGTAACTACTTCTGTGCTGTCACAGAGTACAGTCTTTATACCGCTACAACAGATTACCTTCCCTAACCTACTGACCCGGAATAGATCAAATGAATCAAGTTACATTACTCTGGCTGAGTGTTCGATCGAACTATCCTGCTGTTTTAGGATGGGGGATTCTACTACTCAGTAGTGCCTCATTGCTTAATCCAGAGCGAGCGAGCGCACAGTCCGCAATCGACTCTATTGGAGCAACGACTCCGGACGTTACGATCGTCGATTCAGCACCGCAAAAATCGCCGAGTTCAGCAGAAGTCTCGCCTTCCACTGAATCCTATATTGATCGTACCGAATACAATTTAGGTGCAACTCAGCGCGAAGTTGCCCCAGTTCCGACGGTTGCCCGTCGCGCTCCCGTTGAAAATCCAGCGAATTCAAGCGATCGTACTCCGCTCCCAGAAGATACTTCTGCAAGTTCTACTTCCAATCATCCTGATTCAGCACCGCAGCAATCCCTGGCAACTGTTCAACCGAATAATCCGACTCAGCTTGCATTGAATCACTACAATCGAGTCATTTTGCCTAAAATTCAATCTGGCGATCGTGCTTCAACTTTGGTCTTTCCGCTCTCGATCCCGGCTCCAATTACATCTTTGTTTGGTTGGCGAATGCACCCGATTATGAAGACGCTCCGCTTTCACTCTGGAACGGATATTGGTGCAGAATTGGGAACTCCCGTTGTCGCGGCAATGACCGGACAGGTGACGATCGCCGACTTTGTTGGCGGATACGGCTTCTCAGTTGGACTTCAACATCAGAATGCGACTCAAGAAACCTTTTACGCCCACTTGTCTGAGATTTTCGTTAAACCAGGACAGACAGTGAAGCAAGGAGAAGTGATCGGTCGAGTCGGGCAGACTGGAACGGCAACCGGACCAAATTTACACTTTGAAATGCGGCAAATGACCGCAACAGGTTGGGAAAATGTTGACCCAGGAGTGCAACTAGAAACCGCGATGGCGCAGTTAGTTAAGACGCTGCAAACGGCTCAATCTTCGACCCGACCACAGAGCTAGAGAATACAACGATGAAAGGATGGCGGGCAATTTTAGCGCGAGTTCAACAAAGTTTTGATCCGAATGCAGAGGCAGGCACGATCGCGGATTTTCAAGCGTCCCGCCAGCGAACCGTTGCAGCTTTACGCTATTTTCTGCTTTTGCTCGTCATTCCACTGCTTGTCAATCAGGTCGCTGAAGTTGTCCTGATTCGTCCGATTGTTCAACGAACGGTATTCAGTTCATCAGAAATTGTTCTTAGCTCCTTCCAGGAAGAACGCCTCTTAAAAGAGTTTCGGACGTTTGAAAGTCGTCTGCGGTTTGAGGCATTGCTTCGAGGTTCAACAGAAGTTTCTATGCCTGCGATCGAAGAACGGCGGAGTGAAAAACTGCTGGAACTTGCTGCAAGCTCCCGACAAGAGAACGTGCAGATTTTGTCGAATATTATGGCGGATTTGCTGTCTGCGATCGTATTCATGATCTTTGTGTTGAAAACTCAACCTCAATTCGAGCTACTTAAACAGTTTCTCAGCAATTTAGTAGATGGTCTGAGCGATTCCGCAAAAGCGTTTCTAATTATTCTTGTGACGGATGTTTTTGTTGGATTTCATTCCTCTTATGGCTGGGAGGTGTTGTTAAAGAACGTTTTTGATCACTATGGACTGATTGAGAATCGAGCGTTTATTGGGCTGTTTATTGCAACATTTCCAGTGACGTTGGATACGATCGGGAAGTACTGGATTTTCCGCTATCTAAATCGAAACTCTCCATCTGCGGTTGCAACTTATCACCGAATGAACGAGTAATCAGTAGATTTGACTAAAATTTCACTCAGCTTTCATAGCGATTTGTCAAACTGAGAATTACGTTGCGATCGCGGATTTTAATATGATCACCGCCTATAATAATCCACTGGTACAGACTGAAAGCGCTGATTTAGAGTTTGCGGGTATGAAAATTCTGCTGGTTGAGGATGAATTCGATGTCGGTTCGGCAATTCAGCGTACCTTGAAGCAAGAGCAATTTATTGTGGATTGGGTGCAGAATGGCGATGAAGCATGGTATTGCCTCAAGCAGTCTCAATACACCCTGGCGATTCTCGATTGGATGCTCCCTGGATTGACCGGGTTAGAGTTGTGCAAACGACTGCGATCGCAACAGAACGCCATGCCGATTTTGATGCTGACGGCTCGCGATCGCTGGGAAGATAAAGTTCTCGGACTCGATGCCGGAGCCGATGATTATCTGATCAAACCGTTTCGGATGGAAGAACTATTAGCAAGACTCCGAGCTTTGCAGCGTCGAGCGCCTCAGTTTCAGACTCAACAGCTTCAAGTCGGCTCTCTTACATTGGAATATGGCGATCGTACTTTAAGCTGTCAACTACCAGACACACCGACCCGCAGCACTCGCTTATCTAAAAAAGAATTTCAGCTTCTAGAGTATTTCATGAAGCATCCCAAGCAAGCGATGAGCCGCGATCAAATTTTGAACTATCTCTATGAGCTTGATGCTGAACGGATTAGCAACGTGGTTGCAGCGCAGGTTCGTTTACTGCGGCGGCGTTTAGCAGAAATCGACTGTAGCGATTTGATCGAGACGATTCCGGGTGGAAGTTATCGGCTAAATCCTCGCTATGCGGAATAAACTTCTCGATCGGACTCGCTTACAGCTTGCAGGCTGTTACTCGGCAGTCATGGCATTACTATTGGGATTGTCTGGAATCGTCAGTTATCAAGTTTTAGTGCGAGCTTACCTTTACTCAGTGGATCAAGAGTTACAAGGCATTGCGAAAGCGTTTCACAAAAATCTTGAACAGTATTTAACTGAGCCTGAAAAGATCCCACAAAGGCTAGAGGGAATGTTTCCTGATTTGTGTCTTGCAAATCGCCCGTGTCCTCAGTTAAGTGGCGGTACAGATAGCTCAGAGAATGCACTTGATCGTAGAATTGCCTCGGTTTATCAAAGCAGCTATTATCTACGGTTTGTCAGCCGTTCAGATCAATTATTTGCGACAAGTGGACTACGCTCAGAAGGATTGCCAGAGACTTCTGGAAAACTAGAATGGCAAACGCTGCAAAATCAAGAAGGTGAACGGTTTCATCAGATATCACTACCGCTTCACACAATTGATCGAGAAGTTTGGGGGTATTTGCAAGTTGGACGATCGCTGCGAGAAGTCGATCGTCGTCTCGCTGCCCTTCAAAATATGCTGCTGATTGGTTTACCGATTTCAGTTGTGCTGGTAGGGCTTTCAAGCTGGTGGCTCTCTGGGTTAGCAATGCGACCCATGCAACAGTCTTATCAACAAATGCAGCAATTTACGGCGGATGCGGCGCATGAACTCCGAACACCGATTACCGCAATCTTAGCAACGATCGATTCAGTCCTGAGAATGCCAGCGATTAACGAAACCGAATCGCGAGAAGCCTTTACAACACTGGAACGTCAGGTCAGCCGATTTCTGGGAATGGTCAAAGATTTGCTGCTGCTGTCTCGTTTAGAACAACACACATTGACTTTTCAACCTCAAACACTGTGTTTAAATGATTTGATGTTTGACCTGATCGATGAATTTGCAGCCTTAGCAGAAGCATCGAATTTAGCCTTGATCGATCAAATTCAAATCCATAAACCGTTAGAAGTTGTGGCAGATGAGGATCAAATCTATCGTTTACTGTCTAACTTAGTTATCAATGCAATTCGGTATACTCCTGCGGGAAAAGTCACCCTGAAGCTATATCAAGAGCGCGATCAAGCTGTGGCTCAGGTTCAAGACACCGGAATTGGAATTGATGCGGAAGATTTGCCGCACGTATTTGATCGCTTTTACCGGGTCAATTCAGATCGATCGCGCAACAGTGGCGGGACAGGTCTAGGACTCGCGATCGCCAAAGCAATCGTAGAGGCTCATGATGGGAGCATTCAGGTTCAAAGTCAAATCGGTAGCGGCAGTACCTTCACTGTCCGCTTACCGCTTAAATCTAGCCGTTCTTTACCGCTCAAGCTTGTCTAGAAGTTCCACCGTTACAGTTGTTGAATGTATGCCAGCGTTTCTTGATAGCTTTCTTGGTTTCCTTGTTGCTGAAATAGCTTTGCAGCCGTTTGCAAATCTTGTAGCGCCGATGTCTTGTTTCCAGTTTGAGCATAGAGCAAACCCCGATTGCCATATGCTTCTGCTAAGTCTGAATCCACTCGAATGGCTGCGGTAAAATCTGCGATCGCGCCGTTGAAATCTTTGCTTTCAGTTCGTGCTTTCCCTCGGTTATAAAACGCATCCGCATAGTTCGGACGCAACTTGATCGCTTGAGTCAGATCCGCGATCGCGGACTTCAAATCTCCACGTCCTGCCTGAACTACACCACGAGTATTAAATGCTTCGGGATAGTTGGCTTGCAGTCGAATAGCTTGAGTCAGATCGGCATAGGCATTCTGCAAATCACCCATGTCCGATCGCACTTCACCGCGATTGTAGAGTGCTTTCGGGTTGTTTGGTTCTAGCTTTACAGCTTGCTCGAAATCTGCGATCGCTCGCTGAGGATTGCCAGAATCATGCAGCGCTAATCCGCGATGAAGATACGCATCGCCGTATTTTGGACTTGCTTGAATCGCTTGAGTGTAGAGTGAGATCGCGCCGGATAAGTCTCCTTGCTGAGCGCGTTGCTTACCCTGATTTACAAGATTGACGCTCTGAGCGGGCGTTGAGTTCTGCGATCGAGCCGATGCTTGACCAACTGGAGCAAGAACGCTCACACCTGCAATCAAAGCAGAGGTCAGCATAAATTGATGAATCAAACGCATAAGTTTCACAATCACAACACCAGAATTCTAGAAAGAATCAAGACGATGCGCCGCAATTTCGGAATTTACAGAGTAAAGTTTCATAAAGTTTATAAAGTTCAGCATTAATTCTGTCGTTCTTAAGGAACGTATTCCAAGGCAACTTGGATATGTTGAGTCTGTCGCTGCCTTAGTTCTGGCGATAAATAAGAAAGTTTACTCAGCGATACGTTTTTTCATCGTTCTTTCATTCGCAGAAGGCAAACTGATAAATATCATCCTAAATAGAGGACAGCACACATGAATCAGTTAATCACTGCGGCATCAATGTTAGTTGCAACATCCATTGTTTCAGTAGGTGCTGCGATTGCAAGTCCGCTCACCGTTAGCGGTCAGCCTGCGGTCTGGAGATTCGGTCAGTCCCGAACAATTCAAGCTAAACCAATAGCTCAACCTACGTTAGATACTCAAGATTCTAAGCCCCAAGCTGCGGTTGACAAAGGCGAAGTAAAATCGATCGACGAGGCTCCTGCTGCTCCTATTTCCCAATCAAACTCCTGTAGAGGTGATGCTGCCTCTGCAACGCCGCCTGTTGTGAACAACCCGCATCATCTTCGCAATGTAGTATGGCGCAATGCAAGAATGGCTTGTACTCGATAATTTTTTCAACATTGATCTGAGCTTACATCCCTGAAGTCTGACTTTAGGGATTTTGCATTTCATCTCCCGATGTTCGCTCTAAAGTTTGATCCGCCCAAGACGTGGGATCTTCTAATGGCTCTAGATGAGTAATGACATGAGTTCCGGGAAGCATTTGCGCGATCGCTAATTCAAGTTCCTCACACAACTCATGCCCATGCCGTACTGTCCAGTCTCCAGGAACTAAAACGTGAAAAGATACAAAGCGACGCGATCCCGCAACCCGCGTTAGTAGTGCGTGAAATTGAATGCCGTTCTCTTGATAAGGGATGAGCCGATCCATGATCAGTTGTTGGTCATGAGCAGGCAGTGATCGATCGAGCAATCCTGATCCGGTTTCGCGCAGCAATTGAAATCCTGCCCAAATGATGTTTGCAGCCACAATCAGCGCAATGATCGGATCGAGAACCAGCCATCCGGTTAACTTCACAACCAAGATACCGATCACGACTCCGGCTGAAGTCCAAACATCGGTGAGTAAGTGATGGGCATCGGCTCGTAGGGTAATCGATCGCAATCGTCGTCCAGCTCGCAGCAAGACGAAAGCAACACCGCCATTAATTGCAGTTGCCGCCAATGACAATGCAAGTCCCAATCCGACTTGCTCGATCGGTTGGGGATCAAACAGTCTTCCCCAAGCCGCGTTGCCTTCGGCACAGCAAAGCTGCCCGCGATACTCACCGCAGCGACCATAATCAAAGCACTTTCCAAACCGCTCGAAAAATACTCGGCTTTGGAATGTCCAAAAGCGTGTTCAGCATCCGGTGGTTTCGCAGCAAAGGAAAGCGCCCAAAAGCCAACCAGTGCGGCAATCAGATTAATGCACGATTCCAGCGCATCTGACAGCAACCCAACTGAGCCAGTGAGGAAGTAAGCCGATGCTTTTAGCGCGATCGTCACAATCGCAGCCACGATCGACAACACAATGTAGGAACGGGCAGATTTTGAACTCATGCGTGAATTTTATCGTGAGATTTGCCTGCAAAAATCAAGCTTCTGGCTCATCTAAATGCTCGACCACTTCCCGATATAAATTCACCACATGATGATCTGCCAAACGATAATAGATATTTCGTCCTTCCCGACGGTAATTCACTAGCCGCATTGCTCTCAGCGCTCTAAGCTGGTGCGACACAGCCGATTCGCCCATCTTTACGACCACTGCCAAATCACACACACAGAGTTCCTGTAAAGCCAAAGCAGACAGAATTCGGAGTCGATTCGGGTCTGCCAGCACGGTAAAGAATTCTGCCATGCGCTGTGCCTGTGAAGTAGACAATACTGCTTGTTGCACCTGACGCACATTCTCTAAATGCACTAAATGAGTTTCACAACTGGGTGCATCAATCTTTTGAGAACGTGGCTTGTTAGAAGAGTTAGACTTGCTCATATACTGGGGCACTAAGACTGGAATCACAGATTGAATCTTCAGTATACGCAAGGAATGGGAATCATTCTTATCGATGAGCAGTCGTTCAGAGTGCGAGGTTTAAGTCTGAGCTACAGAATTGCCCGAATGTCGAATCCATCGAGGAATTGATGGCTGCGCCACGCTTCGCAAGCGATTCACTATCTCGCCCGGATGCGCTGTGAGCCTGTAAAGCTTGAAACCAAGACAGCGCTTCCGCCGTCAGAATCGGGTCGCCAGATGCGAGATACTGCTGCACTCGCTCGATTTGGTGTGTACTCACGGTTTGGTGCGGCAGCACTATTTGCATTGCCATCTGAACAACAGCTTGCCAGGTTTCAGAATCAATCGAGCCAGGTAGAGTGATGAAATCGGTCTTTGTACAGCTTGCTTGCGCTGAAGAATTACCGCCATTACCAGATAATAAGCTTGGAGAAGCGTTGACCGCATTTTTAACACAAACCTGCTGCTGAGTGATGCTCGATGTTTCAGATTCAATCGTTAAGAACTGGGGATGCCAAAGATCTTTGTGACGATACAATGATCCGCCTCCAATTCGATATTCCAGCAGTTTCTTGAATCGTTCAGTTGCTCCACTCGGTAGAGAGGCATTGTTCAACAAGTCCGCGATCGCATTCCGAATCTTCGATCGTGCTGATTCTGATTGCTGTTGATTCCAATTAGGAAGCTCCTCGGTTTGACGGTCACGATCGCATTCTTTGATTTGAGCTTTGTATTTTCCATGCGCGTCTCCATAGTGAAAGTAATGACTGGCTTCAACACACCGCGCCCATTCTGCGGCTCGATGCTCAATTTCATGCTGATGGCGACACCAATCCGTGTAACCGGGAAGAGATCGTGACACTCGGATAATTTCATCGACAAGGGCAGATCCTGTTAACGGGGTTCCACCCGCAGTCACATGATGGAAAACATATGATCGCATTGCAATGCGTCCGAGTAATCGATTTGTTTGTCCGGGTCCTGTCCAACCCAGTTCGATTTCTACATTCAAATCATTGAGGTATTTATCTGCTTTGCCAGAGATACGAAAGCGATGTCTGCGAAATTGTTTTAACACTCGTTTGATTGCGTCGGAGTCGATCGTGTTGCGCGATCGTGTCATATTCCAATGCTGGATGAAAATCGTGCGATCGCTCCACACTGGTTGAAAGTCAGCGTTGAGCAAGTAGGAACCGATTTGCAGCGGCAGTCGATGAGCATTAAACAAACTAAAGCTGCCATCGTTGCGATACGGTTTGGGATTTGGGAAGAGTTCAAGTTGTCCGGGCTGAATGAGAAATCCAGCATTTTCGAGCAGAACGGAAAGCGCGATCGACAACTGCCAAGAACTTTGAGCGTCTTCAAACGGCAGATACAAATGCAGTCCGCCGCTATAGCTTGAAGTACAAGCGAGATAATCGACGAGTCCTAGTGGTTCTAAACTGCTGATGATTCGTGCGATCGCAAACGGATCTCGTTTGGGATGAAAAGCGCTACCTGCATCGATATCGAGCATTACGTATTGAGTTTTCGCTCCGAACCGCACACCGTAGAGATAAGAGCCTTGATTGATGTGACGATCTGACAGTGGGTAGCATCGCTCGGTTTGCCATTCTACAGAGCGCTGTGGAGGTGCGTGTTCCGCCCAGATGAAATCGTAGCGGTGAGGAAACAGGGCAAAGAAAGAATGCTGTTGTTCCGAAACAAACTGGAAATTAGTTAAACAATCTTGCATGGGAATCCAACACAACAAACAGAACGATGTGCTGGAAGTGTAGTACCCTAGTTCTGACAATTTGAGGGTTACAGTCTGATCAATCTAATTGATCTGATCAAGCTTGTAACGATCTTGCAATAGCTTTCTATAAAAGAACTCCAGAATTTTGATGTCACGGGAATAGGAAAAAATGTCACAGCTTTGGGAGCATCATGTCACTGCAAGAGGAGTATCATGTCCCACCCAAAGGATTAAATGTCACCGCAGGGGGAAGTAATTTAGACAGCTTTTGTAACTCTACTGCTTGCAAAGTTCAGAGAACAAGGGTTACAGCAAGGTTACAACTAAAATGTTAAAGTCACAGCTTGGGGAGGCTTGAACTGGCGAGAATTGCTTGAAACTCAATAATCATAACGGTTACATTCAGCGTCTCTACGAGGTTACAAACTTGCAAGTGGCTTAAACTGCCAAAACTATAGTTTCCTACTTGAAGTCACGACAAGGGGAAACAGTGTCATCGCTGGGGGAGCCTATAACAGCAACAAAACTTGCTGAAGCCGCCAACTGGTGATGGTTACAAGCAAGTTACTGAGTCTGTAACCCATTCAGGTTCTGAACTAGGTTACAAGCTGAAGATGGCTCTGAGTGAAGTCATGACAAGGGGGGATGATGTCATCACTGAGGGAGTCTGCTACAACGATAAAATTAGCTGAAACCGCGAGCTTACAGTGGTTACAGGCAAGTTACTGATTTCGTAACTCATTCGGGTTCTGAACTGGCTACAGATTGAGTAGACTGTGTAAAACTTCTTGATCCTTCTCGACTACGCGCCGTCGATCGCTCTCGACCAGTTTGACCCAACTAACACTTTTACCCATTTTTGCGGCTAGATCCGCCTGTGTCCAATTCAGTGACTGCCTTGCCGTTTTAATCACTTCTCCGGTCAAAGCAGCCGAGATGGTGAGATTGAGTAAGGTAGCATCGGCTGAATGCCCGATCGAATCAATTCTTGAATTCGACAGCAACTTCGTTTTTTCAATCCGTCGTGCCTCCATTTCATCGAGGCAGTCCTGAATTTCCGATGGGAGATGAAACGTCAACTTTGCTCCAAACCAATATCTTGAAAGATAATTATCGGGTAGACATTTTGAGCCAAGTAGCCGTTGATTGCGCTCTTTGGTGTCTAGGGTGGCAAGTTCGTCGGGTAAGCTCCAAACTGGGCGTAACCACAAGGGATATGTTGTCTGGTCAAAATCAATTTCGACTCTCAGGCTGTCTTTTAGCGTTAGAAGGGCATTGTCGATCGATTCCCGCAGCTTCCAGGCATAACGACGATCGTTTAAGGCTT
It includes:
- a CDS encoding cation efflux system protein (similar to AA sequence:cyanobase_aa:all7618), which codes for MNGLLKWSITQRWIVVIASLLITVWGVFVVLQMPLDVIPNFSPPQVQVQTEATGLAPEEVESLVTLPIETAINGTPGVVSVRSSSAVGLSVVNIAFDWSTDVYRARQLVTERVQQVQGKLPAGVASPELSPLSSPLGDVLKYGFTAKTTSMMELKRILNWQVKNRILAIPGISQVVFFGGDDRQYQVLVDPAKLQAFDVTLEQVVEAAGESNTNAPGGFLINPDRELLARGVGRVTSVEDLQKSVITDRQGVPVRLGDVAEINLGAELKRGNGLLGNQPAVIMIVRKQPAADTVKVTQAVEAALEELKATFPKDVEMKLTFRQAEFIEASVKNVEESLRDGAIIVSVVMVLFLMNWRTVVIALSAMPISLLGGMMILNWMGQGINTMTLGGLVVAIGSVVDDAIVGMENVYRRLRENQQEGNPIPPLQVVYSASLEVRVSVLFATLIIAVVFAPVFALSGVEGRIFTPMGIIFLLAIFVSTLVAVTLTPALCALLLLNRRLPEEETWVARQSERLYHPVLNYALRRPKIVVAGAFAAFLASLIVMGGLGRVFLPEFQERSLVLAMNLFPGVSLQTTERVGAALATALEGDTRFEAIATRAGRASGDIEAAGVSFAEVDVELSKEAAKELEASSEAIREATSKFPGVAVAVGGFISHRIDEVLSGVRSGIAVKIFGPELDQLRSLGSQIQGVMGEVAGVVDLQLEPQVPMKQVQIKIDRDAASRYGLTVGNISNTIEAALNGKPVSQILEQQQVFDLFVWLIPEARKDLDTIRNLLIDTTDNGKIPLAQVASVSYGTGANTINRENVSRRLIIAANSSGRDLGSVIKDIREKVQQEVKLPAGYFIEYGGQFEAEARASQTLIIFGALALVVIAVLMYFAVKSIGATLMIMINLPLALVGGVAALALTGGELSIAALVGFITLFGVAARNGLLLVDNYNQKLATGMPLKEVLIEGSQERLVAILMTAISSAFGMLPLAIGGGAGKEMLQPLAVVVLGGMISSTALTLVVLPALYTLFGRFLIPKSKDPDEMELSDFDTREVMP
- a CDS encoding putative peptidase M23B (similar to AA sequence:cyanobase_aa:LBDG_23740); protein product: MNQVTLLWLSVRSNYPAVLGWGILLLSSASLLNPERASAQSAIDSIGATTPDVTIVDSAPQKSPSSAEVSPSTESYIDRTEYNLGATQREVAPVPTVARRAPVENPANSSDRTPLPEDTSASSTSNHPDSAPQQSLATVQPNNPTQLALNHYNRVILPKIQSGDRASTLVFPLSIPAPITSLFGWRMHPIMKTLRFHSGTDIGAELGTPVVAAMTGQVTIADFVGGYGFSVGLQHQNATQETFYAHLSEIFVKPGQTVKQGEVIGRVGQTGTATGPNLHFEMRQMTATGWENVDPGVQLETAMAQLVKTLQTAQSSTRPQS
- a CDS encoding proton extrusion protein PcxA (similar to AA sequence:cyanobase_aa:Synpcc7942_0991); the protein is MKGWRAILARVQQSFDPNAEAGTIADFQASRQRTVAALRYFLLLLVIPLLVNQVAEVVLIRPIVQRTVFSSSEIVLSSFQEERLLKEFRTFESRLRFEALLRGSTEVSMPAIEERRSEKLLELAASSRQENVQILSNIMADLLSAIVFMIFVLKTQPQFELLKQFLSNLVDGLSDSAKAFLIILVTDVFVGFHSSYGWEVLLKNVFDHYGLIENRAFIGLFIATFPVTLDTIGKYWIFRYLNRNSPSAVATYHRMNE
- a CDS encoding two-component response regulator (similar to AA sequence:cyanobase_aa:all7606), whose product is MITAYNNPLVQTESADLEFAGMKILLVEDEFDVGSAIQRTLKQEQFIVDWVQNGDEAWYCLKQSQYTLAILDWMLPGLTGLELCKRLRSQQNAMPILMLTARDRWEDKVLGLDAGADDYLIKPFRMEELLARLRALQRRAPQFQTQQLQVGSLTLEYGDRTLSCQLPDTPTRSTRLSKKEFQLLEYFMKHPKQAMSRDQILNYLYELDAERISNVVAAQVRLLRRRLAEIDCSDLIETIPGGSYRLNPRYAE
- a CDS encoding two-component sensor histidine kinase (similar to AA sequence:cyanobase_aa:LBDG_46630) is translated as MRNKLLDRTRLQLAGCYSAVMALLLGLSGIVSYQVLVRAYLYSVDQELQGIAKAFHKNLEQYLTEPEKIPQRLEGMFPDLCLANRPCPQLSGGTDSSENALDRRIASVYQSSYYLRFVSRSDQLFATSGLRSEGLPETSGKLEWQTLQNQEGERFHQISLPLHTIDREVWGYLQVGRSLREVDRRLAALQNMLLIGLPISVVLVGLSSWWLSGLAMRPMQQSYQQMQQFTADAAHELRTPITAILATIDSVLRMPAINETESREAFTTLERQVSRFLGMVKDLLLLSRLEQHTLTFQPQTLCLNDLMFDLIDEFAALAEASNLALIDQIQIHKPLEVVADEDQIYRLLSNLVINAIRYTPAGKVTLKLYQERDQAVAQVQDTGIGIDAEDLPHVFDRFYRVNSDRSRNSGGTGLGLAIAKAIVEAHDGSIQVQSQIGSGSTFTVRLPLKSSRSLPLKLV
- a CDS encoding TPR repeat protein (similar to AA sequence:cyanobase_aa:Ava_1178), with protein sequence MRLIHQFMLTSALIAGVSVLAPVGQASARSQNSTPAQSVNLVNQGKQRAQQGDLSGAISLYTQAIQASPKYGDAYLHRGLALHDSGNPQRAIADFEQAVKLEPNNPKALYNRGEVRSDMGDLQNAYADLTQAIRLQANYPEAFNTRGVVQAGRGDLKSAIADLTQAIKLRPNYADAFYNRGKARTESKDFNGAIADFTAAIRVDSDLAEAYGNRGLLYAQTGNKTSALQDLQTAAKLFQQQGNQESYQETLAYIQQL
- a CDS encoding cation diffusion facilitator family transporter (similar to AA sequence:cyanobase_aa:Cyan7425_0597); translation: MGLALSLAATAINGGVAFVLLRAGRRLRSITLRADAHHLLTDVWTSAGVVIGILVVKLTGWLVLDPIIALIVAANIIWAGFQLLRETGSGLLDRSLPAHDQQLIMDRLIPYQENGIQFHALLTRVAGSRRFVSFHVLVPGDWTVRHGHELCEELELAIAQMLPGTHVITHLEPLEDPTSWADQTLERTSGDEMQNP
- a CDS encoding transcriptional regulator, ArsR family (similar to AA sequence:cyanobase_aa:Ava_1126), whose product is MIPVLVPQYMSKSNSSNKPRSQKIDAPSCETHLVHLENVRQVQQAVLSTSQAQRMAEFFTVLADPNRLRILSALALQELCVCDLAVVVKMGESAVSHQLRALRAMRLVNYRREGRNIYYRLADHHVVNLYREVVEHLDEPEA